In Achromobacter xylosoxidans A8, a single window of DNA contains:
- a CDS encoding EAL domain-containing protein gives MLKSALIVDQDEIQRCALVRMLAKIGVPEVAMAHDGASAVAAIRQRQWDLVIVDLDMADRTGLQMIDALADAGGCGGIAIASSHPSRILQAAASYARNRGVPIIAALGKPLEAACLISLIESLARSALADGAATLRAAAESSGAVLAGLNRERLLRALAQREITAYFQPQHCAATGELRGAETLARWAGDGGAMVPPAAFLPAFEATGLLEPLTGYMLARAFEAQRELGSRPDCVIGINVPAVVASSISWAQDVADRAEQAGVEPHRVVIEITEDGGARSNGALAGAITQLRLRGFSCAIDDFGTGDSSLDRLLCAPFDELKIDRDLIARAGRQGHAQSILACTIEMARSLDMTVVAEGIETHEELEMVRALGVQVTQGYFHGRPMPLDAFRQYALSQGVIGHGILRMYANA, from the coding sequence AACGTTGCGCGCTGGTGCGGATGCTGGCCAAGATCGGCGTGCCCGAGGTGGCAATGGCGCATGATGGCGCGTCGGCGGTGGCGGCGATCCGGCAGCGGCAGTGGGACCTGGTCATCGTCGATCTCGACATGGCCGACCGCACGGGGCTGCAGATGATAGACGCCCTGGCCGATGCCGGAGGCTGTGGCGGCATCGCCATCGCCAGCAGCCATCCGTCCCGCATCCTGCAGGCCGCGGCAAGCTATGCCAGGAACCGCGGCGTGCCCATCATCGCCGCTCTGGGCAAACCCCTGGAAGCGGCCTGCCTGATTTCCCTGATCGAATCGCTGGCCAGGTCGGCCTTGGCCGACGGGGCAGCCACGCTACGCGCGGCGGCAGAGAGCAGCGGCGCGGTCCTGGCCGGCCTGAACCGGGAACGCCTGCTGCGCGCCCTGGCGCAGCGGGAAATCACGGCATATTTTCAGCCGCAGCATTGCGCGGCGACCGGCGAATTACGCGGCGCCGAAACACTGGCCCGCTGGGCCGGGGATGGCGGCGCGATGGTGCCACCCGCGGCGTTTCTGCCAGCCTTCGAGGCCACCGGCCTGCTCGAACCCCTGACCGGCTACATGCTGGCGCGCGCTTTCGAAGCGCAGCGCGAACTGGGCAGCCGCCCGGATTGCGTCATCGGCATCAATGTGCCGGCGGTTGTCGCCAGCTCCATCAGCTGGGCTCAGGACGTGGCCGACCGCGCGGAACAGGCGGGCGTGGAGCCACACCGCGTCGTCATCGAAATCACCGAGGACGGCGGGGCGCGCTCCAACGGGGCGCTGGCTGGCGCCATCACGCAATTGCGCCTGCGCGGCTTCAGCTGCGCGATCGACGACTTCGGCACCGGCGATTCATCGCTCGACCGCCTGCTGTGCGCGCCCTTTGACGAACTGAAGATCGACCGCGACCTGATCGCCCGCGCCGGCCGGCAGGGCCATGCCCAGAGCATCCTGGCCTGCACCATCGAAATGGCGCGGTCGCTGGACATGACGGTGGTGGCCGAGGGCATCGAAACCCATGAAGAGCTCGAGATGGTGCGCGCATTGGGGGTGCAGGTGACGCAAGGCTATTTCCACGGCCGGCCGATGCCGCTGGACGCGTTCCGCCAGTACGCGCTCAGCCAGGGCGTGATCGGACACGGAATCCTGAGGATGTACGCGAACGCCTGA